The genomic interval ATGTTTTGGTATTATCTCCATCAGAACTATATCTATTTAAACTCAGCCATTTTTGAGATCCTTTTGCTACATGCCTCGAAACTTTATTAATGTACTTGTTTTCAATGGCATGAATATCTTGTACGCCAAAAATATCACAGGTTCTTACAACAGCACTTGCGTTATGTGCTTGGAAAATATCTTCTAAAACTACTGTGAAATGCCTTGTTCTTTGTGCTAGTATTTTTCTGAATAATTTTTTACGCTTATCCGTTAAATATCCTTCATAATAGGTTAAAAGTTGTTTGTCAATCATATTTACAAACTTAATTATTATTTTTACTCCAAGAGAAATTAATTAAAATTTACTCAAACTTTTTATAGTTGATGAAAAAAATAGTCATTTTAACTGGTGCCGGAATGAGTGCTGAAAGTGGATTAAAAACATTTAGAGATGCTGATGGATTATGGGAAGGACATGATATAATGGAAGTTGCAACCCCAGAAGGTTTCGCAGCTAATCCTAGCTTAGTTTTAGAGTTTTATAATCAACGAAGAAGTCAATTATTAAAAGTTTCACCTAATAAGGCGCATTTAAATTTAGTCGATTTAGAAAAAGATTATAATATTGAAATTATTACCCAAAATGTTGATGATTTACATGAGCGAGCTGGTAGTAAAAAAGTCTTACATCTTCATGGTGAATTAATTAAAGCCAGAAGTACGAATAATGAAGAAGACGTTTTCGAGTGGAAAAAAGATATTAACTTAAATGATTTTTGTAAAAACGGACATCAAATTAGACCACATATTGTTTGGTTTGGAGAAGCAGTTCCAATGCTTGAAAACGCTATAGAAATCACACAACAAGCAGATATCTTAGCAATTATAGGCACTTCTATGCAAGTTTATCCAGCCGCTAGTTTAGTTGATTATATTAAACCCAATACACCAATTTATTTTATTGATCCAAAACCTTCAGTAAATAAAAACCAATTTAATAATCTTACGATAATAGAA from Lutibacter sp. Hel_I_33_5 carries:
- a CDS encoding NAD-dependent deacylase, which gives rise to MKKIVILTGAGMSAESGLKTFRDADGLWEGHDIMEVATPEGFAANPSLVLEFYNQRRSQLLKVSPNKAHLNLVDLEKDYNIEIITQNVDDLHERAGSKKVLHLHGELIKARSTNNEEDVFEWKKDINLNDFCKNGHQIRPHIVWFGEAVPMLENAIEITQQADILAIIGTSMQVYPAASLVDYIKPNTPIYFIDPKPSVNKNQFNNLTIIEDVASSGTDTLIELLRTLDSARDEN